Proteins encoded by one window of Amaranthus tricolor cultivar Red isolate AtriRed21 chromosome 4, ASM2621246v1, whole genome shotgun sequence:
- the LOC130810896 gene encoding extensin-like → MKTPKSRSGKKAPTSHQTIQPTPLNIVHPSPLLKDAPLPSPPQETSDNIRPKRKSFTPKKTIPEPTSYEPPSLKPTTSPPPSPIQSTPPPFQSHTSPDVGCTNYDSVPAASLDSMESRLGAKLDTVEVQTEFVDEEETAP, encoded by the exons ATGAAAACTCCAAAATCAAGATCAGGAAAGAAAGCACCCACATCCCACCAAACCATCCAGCCTACACCCTTAAACATTGTTCATCCATCCCCATTGCTAAAAGATGCACCattaccatcaccaccacaagaAACCTCTGACAACATTCGACCAAAACGCAAATCATTCAcaccaaaaa aaaccattcctgagcctacatCATATGAACCTCCCTCTCTCAAGCCAACcacatcaccacctccatcaccaataCAGTCTACACCACCACCTTTTCAGTCACACACTTCACCTGATGTAGGTTGTACTAACTatgattctgttcctgcagcttctttagACTCT atggagagccgtcttggtgccaagtTGGACACAGTAGAAGTACAGACTGAGttcgttgatgaagaagagactgctccctga